In a genomic window of Campylobacter concisus:
- a CDS encoding CbrC family protein, with protein MNKFQEKYITLSKEYYKNNGNASSIEALYQFKEELENCDDICAKYVLVDIYQLLSMRKSAYDLLLKIHDKSDKKQLKALGYLVQFIDENDKWVLPRPKSRGQILAQKDKASTLPKFIYHPNPLRTGAFKDDMNIVCECCGKDTEVYYNGSIYCEQDISYLCPTCISSGMAAKKFDATFVQDADKLSINDTKKDDKLFRRTPGYESWQGEHWIACCDDYCEFLGDVGTRELEEMGIADEVFEDYTKRAEYDDKMLREHLVKAGDIAGYLFRCLHCKKYHIYVDAC; from the coding sequence ATGAATAAATTTCAAGAAAAATATATCACTCTTTCAAAAGAATATTATAAAAATAACGGCAATGCTTCTAGTATTGAGGCACTCTATCAGTTTAAAGAAGAGTTGGAAAACTGTGATGACATTTGCGCAAAGTATGTTTTAGTCGATATTTATCAGCTTTTATCTATGAGAAAGAGTGCTTACGACTTACTTTTAAAAATACATGACAAAAGTGATAAAAAGCAGCTAAAGGCACTTGGCTATCTAGTGCAATTCATTGACGAAAATGATAAATGGGTGCTGCCTCGCCCAAAAAGTAGAGGTCAAATTTTGGCTCAAAAAGATAAAGCCTCCACACTACCAAAATTTATCTATCATCCCAATCCTTTAAGAACCGGCGCATTTAAAGATGATATGAATATAGTGTGTGAGTGCTGCGGCAAAGATACTGAAGTTTATTATAACGGTAGCATTTATTGCGAGCAAGATATTTCGTATCTTTGTCCTACTTGTATTTCTAGCGGTATGGCTGCTAAGAAATTTGACGCTACATTTGTACAAGATGCTGACAAGCTATCTATAAATGATACTAAAAAGGATGATAAACTTTTTAGAAGAACCCCTGGCTACGAGAGCTGGCAGGGTGAGCATTGGATAGCTTGTTGTGATGATTATTGCGAATTTTTAGGTGACGTTGGTACAAGAGAGCTTGAAGAAATGGGTATAGCAGACGAGGTCTTTGAGGACTACACAAAAAGAGCTGAATATGACGATAAAATGCTACGCGAACATCTTGTTAAAGCTGGCGATATTGCTGGATATTTGTTTCGTTGTTTGCATTGTAAGAAGTATCATATATACGTTGATGCTTGTTAA